A stretch of the uncultured Desulfobacter sp. genome encodes the following:
- a CDS encoding universal stress protein, translated as MKFNKILNPVDGSEHSMRSTQYSIELAKQFDSKIVLLHCHAKFPVVLAEPHFQNAINKILKNCDELINPFEDLLKESGVEYEIRILEGSPAMNIDNVVNIEKIDLVVMGSRGVSDFEGLFLGSVAHQVLHKVQCPVFIIK; from the coding sequence ATGAAATTTAATAAAATCCTTAACCCCGTGGATGGTTCAGAACACTCCATGCGCTCAACCCAATATTCCATAGAATTGGCAAAGCAATTCGATTCAAAAATCGTCTTGCTTCACTGCCACGCCAAGTTTCCCGTTGTTCTGGCCGAACCGCATTTTCAAAATGCCATCAATAAAATTTTAAAAAATTGTGATGAACTGATCAATCCTTTTGAAGATTTATTGAAAGAGAGTGGTGTTGAATATGAAATCCGGATTCTGGAGGGTTCCCCGGCAATGAATATTGACAATGTCGTAAACATAGAAAAAATAGATTTAGTTGTCATGGGGTCCAGAGGGGTGAGTGATTTTGAAGGACTTTTCCTTGGGTCTGTGGCACACCAGGTGCTTCATAAGGTGCAATGCCCGGTATTCATAATAAAATAG
- a CDS encoding NAD-dependent epimerase → MNVLITGAAGFIGSALSLRLLNDGHRVWGIDNLNDYYDVNLKKDRLARLSGYPDFKFILLDLSDRPNMAKLFEENAFDCVVNLAAQAGVRYSIENPASYVDSNLVGFGNILEGCRHGGVKHLVFASSSSVYGLNTHMPFSVRHNVDHPVSLYAASKKANELMAHTYSYLYNLPTTGLRFFTVYGPWGRPDMALFLFTKAMLADEPIKVFNNGEMKRDFTYIDDIVEGVVRVMNNIPEPDSAWSGKNPIPSSSCVPYRIYNIGNNEPVALMDFVHAIEDALGKKANIDYLPMQAGDVPATWADVDDLIADTGFKPETSVQQGIQNFVDWYRKYYA, encoded by the coding sequence ATGAATGTATTGATTACCGGTGCAGCCGGGTTTATTGGGTCTGCGCTCTCGTTAAGGCTGTTAAATGACGGTCACCGTGTATGGGGTATTGATAATCTGAACGATTATTATGATGTGAATTTGAAAAAAGATCGGCTGGCGCGTTTGTCCGGGTATCCGGATTTCAAATTTATTCTCCTGGATCTATCGGACCGGCCTAACATGGCCAAGCTCTTTGAAGAGAATGCCTTTGACTGTGTGGTGAATCTGGCGGCCCAGGCAGGGGTGCGGTACAGCATTGAAAATCCGGCCTCCTATGTGGATTCCAATCTAGTGGGATTTGGCAATATTCTTGAGGGCTGCCGCCATGGCGGGGTCAAGCATCTTGTATTTGCGTCGTCAAGTTCAGTGTATGGGCTCAATACCCATATGCCTTTTTCGGTCCGCCATAATGTGGATCATCCGGTCAGCCTGTATGCGGCTTCCAAAAAAGCCAATGAGCTCATGGCGCATACTTACAGCTATCTGTATAATTTGCCGACAACAGGGTTGCGGTTTTTTACGGTGTATGGTCCCTGGGGGCGCCCTGATATGGCACTGTTTCTTTTCACCAAAGCCATGTTGGCGGATGAGCCCATCAAGGTGTTTAACAATGGTGAGATGAAGCGGGATTTTACCTATATTGACGATATTGTGGAAGGGGTGGTCCGGGTGATGAACAATATTCCTGAACCGGATTCTGCTTGGAGCGGCAAAAATCCCATTCCTTCAAGTTCGTGTGTACCTTATAGGATTTACAATATTGGTAATAATGAGCCTGTAGCGTTGATGGACTTTGTCCACGCCATTGAAGACGCCTTGGGGAAAAAAGCAAACATTGACTATCTGCCCATGCAGGCCGGTGATGTGCCCGCCACCTGGGCTGATGTGGATGATCTTATTGCCGATACCGGGTTTAAGCCTGAGACATCCGTACAACAGGGCATACAAAATTTTGTGGATTGGTATAGAAAATACTATGCTTGA
- the pepN gene encoding aminopeptidase N, with amino-acid sequence MNEHKKIQLKDYRPFEFIVDHTDLIFDIREDHTRVTSKLKMRKDPAWSDETTPLVLNKGKFDIVSVVAGDMVLLPGEYKSDDETFTLVATPDVFELEITNILKPDENTALEGLYRSGSILCTQCEAQGFRNITPYPDRPDVMAPFTCTIIADKTRYPVLLSNGNPIKSGDLDNNRHFAVWEDPFKKPCYLFALVAGDLAVLEDRFSTASGRDVALKIYSEKENISLCSHAMTSLKQAMTWDEKRFGREYDLDLYQIVAINDFNAGAMENKGLNIFNAKYVLADPQTATDDDFMGIQGVIAHEYFHNWTGNRITLKNWFQLSLKEGLTVFRDQEFSSDMNSRPVKRISDVKNLMAAQFPEDSGPMTHPVRPDSYIKMDNFYTMTVYEKGAEVIRMIYQLLGQDLFRKGTDLYFEKFDGMAVTLEDFVDVMAEVSGRNLDQFFLWYTQSGTPAVSMTRQYDQKTETLSLTFTQATTPDRNQSEKKPFHIPVRISLINKAGETVKQDKLYELTEETHTFEFDNVSADSYPSVFREFTAPVRLTTDFSNQDLAFLMARDTDPFNQWRAAQTLFINEIKNLVTAIQANTPMSVSPGLVEAFSTALADNNKDRAFLSKALALPLETEIKDHFEIIDVEAIHQARTFLKHTLAEKLTSELKAVYELCSSADSDDISGAAMADRSLKNLCLSYLGCLADKDTQTLVEKQFESAGNMTDEFAAFKILSHTNPALRDNACRAFYEKWQARTLVIDKWFSVQAQSKLEDTLDQVKKLTTHKDFTMANPNKVRALIFAFAMANPMHFHRADGQGYEFVAERILTLDKINHQTAARLCACFNLWKRYDKNRQAMMKKQLEIMAGQKELSRNLYEIVSRALE; translated from the coding sequence ATGAATGAACACAAAAAAATACAGTTAAAAGACTATCGGCCTTTTGAATTCATTGTTGACCACACAGACCTGATCTTTGACATCCGGGAAGACCATACCCGGGTGACATCCAAACTCAAAATGAGAAAAGATCCGGCCTGGTCAGATGAGACAACCCCTTTAGTGCTGAACAAAGGAAAATTTGATATTGTTTCCGTGGTTGCCGGGGACATGGTGCTTTTACCGGGAGAATACAAAAGCGATGATGAAACCTTTACCCTTGTCGCCACCCCGGATGTTTTTGAGCTTGAGATCACCAACATTCTCAAGCCCGATGAAAATACAGCGTTAGAAGGCTTATACCGTTCGGGCTCTATTTTGTGCACCCAGTGCGAAGCTCAAGGGTTCCGAAATATCACGCCCTACCCTGACCGGCCTGATGTGATGGCGCCTTTTACCTGCACCATTATAGCGGATAAAACCCGCTATCCCGTACTGCTATCCAACGGCAACCCTATAAAGTCCGGAGACCTTGACAACAACCGGCACTTTGCGGTCTGGGAAGATCCCTTTAAAAAACCGTGCTATCTTTTCGCCTTGGTGGCAGGGGACCTTGCCGTGTTGGAGGATCGATTCAGCACCGCATCCGGCAGGGATGTGGCCCTTAAAATCTATTCGGAAAAAGAGAACATCTCCCTTTGCAGCCATGCCATGACGTCCCTGAAGCAGGCCATGACATGGGATGAAAAACGGTTTGGCCGGGAATATGATCTGGATCTGTACCAGATCGTAGCCATCAACGACTTTAATGCCGGAGCCATGGAAAACAAGGGACTGAACATATTTAACGCCAAATATGTACTGGCAGATCCGCAAACAGCCACAGACGATGACTTTATGGGCATCCAGGGCGTTATTGCCCACGAATATTTCCACAACTGGACCGGCAACCGGATCACCCTGAAAAACTGGTTCCAGCTCAGCCTTAAAGAAGGCCTCACCGTTTTCCGGGACCAGGAATTTTCATCGGACATGAACTCACGGCCGGTGAAGCGCATCAGTGATGTGAAAAACCTTATGGCGGCACAGTTTCCCGAGGACAGCGGCCCCATGACCCATCCGGTGCGGCCGGATTCATACATTAAAATGGATAACTTTTATACCATGACCGTGTATGAAAAAGGGGCTGAAGTGATCCGCATGATCTATCAGCTTTTAGGGCAGGACCTGTTCCGAAAAGGCACGGATCTCTACTTTGAAAAATTTGACGGTATGGCTGTAACCCTTGAGGATTTTGTCGACGTCATGGCAGAAGTGTCCGGACGCAATCTGGATCAGTTTTTCTTGTGGTACACCCAGTCCGGTACACCGGCGGTCTCCATGACCCGCCAATATGATCAAAAAACCGAAACTCTGTCTTTGACGTTTACCCAGGCCACAACCCCGGACAGAAATCAATCCGAGAAAAAGCCCTTTCACATCCCTGTTCGGATCTCTTTGATCAACAAAGCCGGTGAAACGGTCAAACAAGACAAGTTGTATGAACTGACAGAAGAAACCCATACCTTTGAATTTGACAATGTATCTGCCGATTCTTACCCGTCGGTATTCAGGGAGTTTACCGCGCCCGTTCGGCTGACCACGGATTTTTCAAATCAGGACCTTGCCTTCCTCATGGCCCGGGATACAGATCCCTTTAACCAGTGGCGCGCCGCCCAGACCCTGTTTATCAATGAGATAAAAAACCTGGTAACAGCTATCCAGGCCAATACCCCCATGAGTGTATCACCAGGGCTTGTCGAGGCCTTTTCCACTGCTCTGGCGGATAATAACAAAGACAGAGCCTTTCTTTCCAAGGCCCTTGCCCTGCCCCTTGAAACGGAAATCAAGGATCATTTTGAAATCATTGATGTTGAGGCCATCCACCAGGCCAGGACCTTTTTGAAACACACCCTGGCCGAAAAACTGACATCGGAATTGAAAGCCGTATATGAACTGTGCAGCTCCGCTGATTCCGATGATATTTCCGGTGCGGCAATGGCGGACAGAAGCCTTAAAAACCTTTGCCTTTCCTATCTGGGCTGCTTGGCTGATAAAGATACCCAGACCCTTGTGGAAAAACAGTTTGAAAGCGCCGGCAACATGACAGATGAATTTGCCGCCTTCAAAATCCTGAGCCATACGAATCCGGCATTGCGAGATAATGCATGCCGGGCGTTTTATGAAAAATGGCAGGCCCGTACTCTGGTAATCGACAAATGGTTTTCTGTTCAGGCCCAGTCCAAGCTTGAAGATACCTTAGACCAGGTAAAAAAATTAACAACACACAAAGATTTTACCATGGCCAACCCCAACAAGGTCCGGGCCCTCATATTTGCCTTTGCCATGGCCAACCCAATGCATTTTCACAGGGCTGACGGTCAGGGCTATGAATTTGTGGCCGAACGGATACTAACGCTGGATAAAATCAACCACCAGACCGCCGCACGACTTTGTGCATGTTTCAATTTATGGAAACGCTATGATAAAAACAGACAGGCTATGATGAAAAAACAACTTGAAATCATGGCCGGACAAAAAGAGTTGTCCCGAAATTTATATGAAATTGTATCCCGGGCCTTGGAGTAA
- the elbB gene encoding isoprenoid biosynthesis glyoxalase ElbB, whose protein sequence is MGKKVGVLLAGCGVYDGSEIHEAVLTMLYLDQAGAQIICMAPNMEQYHVIDHLAGSEASEKRNVLVESARIARGDIKDLKDVQASDMDALIIPGGFGAAKNLSDFAINGPQAQVHPEVQRIITEVINANKPVGALCIAPATLTKALADKQPEVTIGNDQGTADAIEQMGGKHISCAVDQIHTDKGKKIVTTPAYMLGPNIKDIAKGIEKLVAEVLAMA, encoded by the coding sequence ATGGGTAAAAAAGTAGGCGTATTATTGGCAGGATGTGGCGTATATGATGGTTCTGAAATTCATGAAGCCGTCTTGACCATGCTGTATTTGGACCAAGCCGGTGCACAGATTATCTGCATGGCACCGAACATGGAACAATATCACGTCATTGATCATTTAGCAGGGTCAGAAGCGTCTGAAAAAAGAAATGTTCTGGTAGAATCTGCCCGGATTGCCCGTGGAGACATCAAGGATCTTAAAGATGTTCAAGCAAGTGATATGGATGCGCTCATCATACCGGGCGGGTTTGGTGCAGCCAAGAATTTAAGTGATTTTGCAATTAACGGCCCCCAGGCTCAGGTTCATCCGGAGGTCCAAAGAATCATAACCGAAGTCATTAATGCGAACAAACCTGTCGGTGCCCTTTGTATTGCGCCTGCAACATTAACAAAGGCCCTTGCAGACAAACAGCCGGAAGTCACCATAGGAAATGATCAGGGTACCGCAGACGCCATTGAGCAAATGGGCGGTAAACACATATCATGTGCCGTTGATCAGATACATACTGACAAAGGCAAAAAAATTGTAACAACGCCGGCATACATGCTTGGGCCTAACATTAAAGACATCGCAAAGGGAATTGAAAAATTAGTCGCGGAAGTGCTGGCTATGGCATAA
- a CDS encoding UDP-glucose/GDP-mannose dehydrogenase family protein gives MKLTIIGTGYVGLVTGACFSEMGSHVTCVDIDQEKIDNLKKGILPIYEPGLESIVLSNHKEGTLEFTTSLAQAAKDCNVFFIAVGTPPGEDGSADLKYVLEVARQIGSVIDGYAVIVDKSTVPVGTADKVRAEVSKALAARGASIEFDVVSNPEFLKEGAAVNDFLKPDRIIVGADSAQAAKLMRRLYAPFSRNRDKMLFMNVKDAEMTKYAANSMLATKISFMNEISNLCERLGVDVENVRKGIGSDSRIGYSFIYPGCGYGGSCFPKDVKALVKTGRDAGFSPTLLEAVEERNNRQKQVLGDKVINRFGRDLTGRVFGIWGLAFKPGTDDMREASSRVLINTLVGAGARVTVYDPVAMAQAKKEIPVNEQEKIRFAQDQYSALDGTDACILVTEWKAFRQPDFKKMASLMKKQVIFDGRNQYDPDEIKEAGFEYHGIGRELE, from the coding sequence ATGAAATTAACGATTATCGGAACCGGATACGTAGGTCTGGTCACGGGTGCCTGTTTTTCTGAAATGGGAAGTCATGTGACTTGTGTGGACATAGACCAGGAAAAAATAGATAATTTGAAAAAAGGGATACTTCCCATTTATGAACCGGGGCTTGAGTCCATAGTCCTTAGCAATCATAAGGAAGGTACCCTTGAATTTACCACCAGTCTGGCCCAGGCTGCAAAGGACTGTAATGTTTTTTTTATTGCTGTGGGGACCCCGCCCGGGGAGGACGGCTCTGCTGATCTGAAGTATGTGCTGGAAGTGGCCCGGCAGATCGGGTCTGTCATTGATGGTTACGCCGTGATTGTGGATAAATCCACGGTGCCCGTGGGCACCGCAGACAAGGTGCGGGCGGAGGTGAGCAAAGCGCTTGCGGCCCGGGGGGCAAGTATTGAATTTGATGTGGTCTCAAATCCCGAATTTCTTAAAGAAGGTGCGGCGGTTAATGATTTTCTGAAGCCGGACCGGATTATTGTGGGCGCGGATTCTGCCCAGGCTGCGAAGCTGATGCGCAGGTTGTATGCGCCTTTTTCAAGAAATCGGGATAAAATGTTGTTCATGAATGTCAAAGATGCTGAAATGACAAAATATGCGGCCAACTCCATGTTGGCCACAAAGATTTCTTTCATGAATGAGATCTCTAATCTGTGCGAACGCTTGGGTGTGGATGTAGAGAATGTGCGCAAGGGAATCGGTTCGGATTCACGCATTGGGTATTCATTTATTTACCCTGGGTGCGGATACGGCGGTTCGTGTTTTCCCAAAGATGTCAAGGCGCTTGTAAAAACCGGTCGGGATGCGGGGTTTTCACCTACTTTACTGGAGGCGGTGGAAGAGAGAAACAACCGCCAAAAACAGGTTCTTGGAGATAAAGTAATCAATAGATTCGGCCGGGATTTAACCGGCCGGGTGTTCGGTATCTGGGGGCTGGCTTTTAAACCCGGCACAGATGATATGCGTGAAGCGTCTTCCCGTGTGTTGATTAACACCCTTGTGGGAGCAGGGGCCCGGGTGACTGTCTATGACCCTGTAGCTATGGCGCAGGCCAAAAAGGAGATTCCGGTAAATGAGCAGGAAAAGATTCGTTTTGCCCAAGACCAATATTCTGCCCTGGACGGCACCGATGCCTGTATTTTGGTCACCGAATGGAAGGCCTTCAGACAACCGGATTTTAAGAAGATGGCATCCCTTATGAAAAAACAGGTCATTTTTGACGGTCGAAACCAGTATGATCCTGACGAAATCAAAGAAGCCGGGTTTGAGTATCACGGTATTGGACGGGAACTGGAATAG
- a CDS encoding exopolyphosphatase, protein MRLVTRSDFDGLGCAAILKEEGVVDDIKFVHPKDIQDGRIEITCDDILANIPFVPDCGLWFDHHSSEQERKAFGDFKGHSDPSVPSAARVIYEYYGGLAHFNNAHLDDLIRAVDKADAAQFTKEEILNPEGWVLLSFIMDPRTGLGRYKDYRISNYALMMDMIDYCRNMTDKEILEIPDIRERIVRYFEQDKLFRRMLLDNSRMEGNVVVLNLRNQDEIYTGNRFLIYSLFPDANISLQIMWGFQRQNIVITCGYSIINKTAKADVGSLMLKYGGGGHKRVGTCQVPIDKADDIIKEILSALN, encoded by the coding sequence ATGCGATTGGTTACCCGATCCGACTTTGATGGCCTTGGCTGTGCGGCCATTCTCAAAGAAGAAGGGGTTGTTGATGACATTAAGTTTGTCCACCCCAAGGATATTCAGGATGGTAGAATTGAAATAACTTGCGACGATATTTTGGCGAACATTCCTTTTGTTCCCGATTGCGGGCTTTGGTTCGATCACCACTCCAGCGAACAGGAACGTAAGGCATTCGGTGATTTTAAAGGGCACAGTGATCCTTCTGTGCCAAGTGCTGCCCGGGTTATTTACGAATATTATGGTGGTTTGGCTCATTTTAATAACGCACACCTTGATGATCTGATCCGTGCCGTTGATAAAGCAGATGCTGCCCAGTTTACAAAAGAAGAGATTCTCAATCCCGAAGGCTGGGTCCTTTTGTCTTTTATCATGGATCCCCGTACCGGCCTTGGACGTTACAAAGATTACCGCATCAGCAATTATGCCTTGATGATGGACATGATTGATTACTGCCGAAACATGACCGACAAGGAGATTCTGGAGATTCCCGATATCCGGGAACGCATCGTACGTTACTTTGAACAGGATAAATTATTCCGCCGGATGCTCCTTGACAACAGCCGCATGGAGGGAAATGTCGTTGTTCTTAACCTACGAAACCAGGATGAAATTTACACCGGCAACCGGTTTTTGATATACAGCCTGTTTCCCGATGCGAACATCTCCTTGCAGATTATGTGGGGTTTCCAGCGCCAAAATATCGTAATCACGTGCGGTTACAGTATTATCAACAAGACTGCCAAAGCCGATGTGGGATCTTTGATGCTTAAGTATGGCGGCGGCGGGCACAAACGCGTGGGAACCTGCCAGGTTCCCATCGATAAAGCAGACGATATTATTAAGGAAATTCTTTCAGCGCTCAATTAA
- a CDS encoding KamA family radical SAM protein, with protein sequence MPLWKKIFAEAVRDPAELCRRLGISDENVDLNPHFPMLVPEPFLRRIRPKSPLDPLLLQVLPRKEESIKSPGFTTDPVGENGHLSPEGTLSKYHGRSLIVTGKRCSTHCRFCFRRHMHLPEVEDTTISGGFFINPKTIAARFEKDPTIHEAILSGGDPLMLGDRQLEDLILHLDQIPSITRIRIHTRMPVIIPQRMTENLIRFLGNNKRTGRKTAKIIIVLHVNHPNELDSDVCRSIENLIDSGGVLLSQTVLLRQINDTPSILAELFERLIDLGVIPYYLHQLDRVAGATHFEVSTKKGCDLITKLRTRLPGYAVPRYVREIPGEPGKSVLM encoded by the coding sequence TTGCCCCTGTGGAAAAAAATTTTTGCCGAGGCTGTGCGAGACCCTGCTGAACTATGCAGACGATTAGGAATTTCAGACGAAAACGTGGATTTAAACCCGCATTTTCCAATGCTTGTACCTGAACCGTTTTTACGACGCATCAGGCCGAAATCCCCCCTGGACCCGCTTTTACTTCAAGTCCTTCCCAGAAAGGAAGAATCAATCAAAAGTCCGGGGTTTACAACTGACCCTGTTGGTGAGAATGGGCACTTAAGCCCTGAAGGCACCTTATCAAAATACCACGGCCGCTCTCTTATCGTAACGGGCAAGAGGTGTAGCACCCACTGCCGTTTCTGCTTCAGGCGGCATATGCACCTTCCAGAAGTAGAGGATACAACTATTTCAGGCGGTTTTTTTATCAATCCGAAAACGATTGCCGCTCGATTTGAAAAAGATCCCACAATCCACGAAGCAATCCTCAGCGGCGGAGACCCGCTGATGTTAGGCGACAGGCAGCTTGAAGATCTAATTCTCCACCTTGACCAAATCCCAAGTATAACAAGAATAAGAATTCACACCAGGATGCCGGTCATTATTCCCCAGCGGATGACTGAAAATCTGATTCGCTTTCTTGGTAACAATAAACGCACTGGCCGCAAGACAGCTAAAATAATTATTGTTTTACACGTAAATCACCCCAATGAACTTGATTCGGATGTGTGCCGTTCAATAGAAAATTTAATTGACTCCGGGGGAGTTTTATTGAGTCAAACCGTACTGTTACGACAGATAAATGACACGCCGTCTATCCTGGCAGAACTTTTCGAACGCCTTATCGATTTAGGGGTCATACCATATTATCTCCACCAGCTTGACCGGGTTGCAGGCGCGACGCATTTTGAAGTATCCACAAAAAAAGGATGTGACCTGATAACAAAACTGAGGACACGATTGCCGGGATATGCAGTCCCGCGCTATGTCAGAGAAATACCAGGTGAACCAGGCAAGTCTGTCTTAATGTAG
- a CDS encoding methyltransferase has protein sequence MQPQKGYRYSMDPFVLCNQVSLFSCRDRILDVGCGCGIISVILGYCFPQTCITGVEIQTNLAEIAQKNIINNKLEQTVSIINEDIKHIHLKPSNKPFDLILSNPPYKKRNTGRLNPDLQKAIARHEITMDLKILAEKAETLLRHKGRFMIIFPSERLPDIEQAVQATSIYPEWIRYIHTGQKKAPKRIIFSGRKDITPQRRILPPIYLSVDSIANMNMLPEHICP, from the coding sequence TTGCAACCCCAAAAGGGCTACCGCTACAGCATGGACCCCTTTGTGCTGTGCAACCAGGTCAGCCTCTTTAGCTGTAGAGATCGTATCCTTGACGTAGGATGCGGCTGCGGTATTATTTCTGTTATCCTAGGATATTGCTTTCCTCAAACCTGTATTACCGGCGTTGAAATTCAAACCAACCTTGCTGAAATTGCACAGAAAAACATCATCAACAACAAACTGGAACAAACGGTGTCTATTATTAATGAGGATATTAAGCATATTCATCTTAAACCCTCAAACAAACCGTTTGATCTGATCCTGTCAAACCCGCCCTATAAAAAAAGGAATACCGGAAGATTAAATCCGGATCTTCAAAAAGCCATTGCCCGCCATGAGATTACCATGGATCTTAAAATTCTTGCCGAAAAGGCAGAAACCCTGCTCAGGCACAAGGGCCGATTTATGATAATTTTTCCATCCGAACGTCTGCCGGATATCGAACAGGCTGTGCAGGCAACATCGATCTATCCAGAATGGATTCGCTATATCCATACCGGACAAAAAAAAGCACCCAAGCGTATCATTTTTTCAGGACGCAAAGATATAACCCCCCAAAGACGTATTCTGCCGCCCATTTACCTGTCTGTCGACAGCATCGCTAATATGAACATGTTGCCAGAACATATTTGCCCTTGA
- a CDS encoding DUF721 domain-containing protein, giving the protein MTPKKTDTSHLTHISDILAKALPKYSPPQETQISQIWDIWDSALGSSIAQNAKPCAFKNGLLQVTVSSSAWIHQLKFLEKEMVANLNAKLNTPLITHLRFKIGEIHY; this is encoded by the coding sequence ATGACTCCCAAAAAAACAGATACAAGTCACTTGACTCATATCAGTGACATACTGGCAAAGGCATTGCCAAAATACAGCCCCCCACAGGAGACACAAATCTCTCAGATATGGGACATATGGGATTCGGCGTTAGGAAGCTCCATTGCCCAGAACGCCAAACCCTGCGCATTTAAAAACGGTCTTCTGCAGGTAACGGTATCAAGTTCGGCATGGATACACCAACTTAAATTCCTTGAAAAAGAGATGGTTGCCAACCTGAATGCGAAACTGAACACTCCCTTAATTACACACCTACGGTTTAAAATTGGAGAAATACACTACTGA
- the hflK gene encoding FtsH protease activity modulator HflK, with protein MNWDWEKLRENQKKYEQKQGGGGPGMPTPPQMDDLLNKFKGFKFSGIIFVGLIILALLIGVSTVFTIGRSEVGVIQRFGKYDRLAQPGLNFKMPAGIEKVTKVNVRQVETEEFGFKTYNGAGSSRLSAESSRQEASLMLTGDLNVAVVPWIVQYRRSDPRAYLFNVKDVRSLLRHMSEATMRIVVGDRSINEVISSRAEIASAAKEMLQKEMDNAQAGISIVNIEMKKTNVPEPVQASFNEVNQAIQKKEQTIYKAREEYNKAIPLARGEAKRVIKDAEGYAIDRVNRAQGDAAKFKAIYDEYVQAKDVTRKRMYLESMLEVLPKLENKYIIDSDQKNLLPFVNMGSKLSDQTLQKGE; from the coding sequence ATGAATTGGGATTGGGAAAAGCTTCGAGAAAATCAGAAAAAATATGAACAAAAACAAGGTGGCGGAGGGCCTGGAATGCCTACACCGCCTCAGATGGATGACCTGCTAAACAAATTTAAAGGGTTTAAGTTTTCCGGTATCATCTTTGTTGGACTCATTATCCTTGCTTTGCTGATTGGCGTTTCCACCGTGTTTACCATTGGTCGAAGTGAAGTCGGGGTGATTCAGCGTTTCGGAAAGTATGATCGTCTGGCTCAGCCCGGTCTGAATTTCAAGATGCCGGCAGGTATAGAAAAAGTAACCAAGGTGAATGTCAGGCAGGTTGAAACAGAAGAGTTTGGTTTTAAAACATACAATGGCGCCGGATCATCTCGTTTGTCTGCGGAATCTTCCAGACAAGAGGCTTCTTTAATGCTTACCGGCGATCTTAATGTTGCCGTTGTTCCCTGGATTGTCCAGTATCGTCGATCTGATCCAAGGGCTTATCTTTTTAATGTAAAGGATGTCAGGTCTCTGTTAAGGCATATGTCCGAAGCAACCATGAGAATTGTTGTGGGAGACAGGAGTATTAATGAAGTTATTTCAAGTCGTGCGGAAATTGCCAGTGCAGCCAAGGAAATGCTTCAAAAGGAAATGGATAATGCACAGGCTGGTATCAGTATCGTTAATATTGAGATGAAAAAGACAAATGTGCCGGAACCGGTACAAGCCTCTTTTAATGAGGTAAACCAGGCCATTCAGAAGAAAGAACAGACCATATATAAGGCCCGGGAAGAGTATAACAAGGCGATTCCCCTGGCCCGGGGCGAAGCAAAACGTGTGATCAAGGACGCTGAGGGGTATGCCATTGACCGGGTTAATCGTGCCCAGGGTGATGCTGCTAAATTCAAGGCTATTTATGATGAATATGTCCAGGCAAAGGATGTTACCCGCAAACGAATGTATTTAGAATCCATGCTTGAGGTTCTGCCCAAACTGGAAAATAAATATATTATCGATTCAGATCAGAAGAATTTGCTGCCGTTTGTTAATATGGGATCTAAATTATCAGATCAAACCCTTCAGAAAGGTGAATAG